One genomic region from Branchiostoma lanceolatum isolate klBraLanc5 chromosome 7, klBraLanc5.hap2, whole genome shotgun sequence encodes:
- the LOC136438509 gene encoding fibroblast growth factor receptor 3-like, which translates to MTASAVRDFRREMTILTRIHEDKEGHPNVVKLYGVVTEPQYILVEYASNEELRRYLWSLREQYKTTGNSKLLDRLGFAADVASGLSQLARPKIVHRDIAARNVVISDRKVAKIADFGLSHDVYVSSAYERTNHGGEEELLPLKWMAVESLRDGVYTCESDVWSYGVLLWEIASFGEEPSYAGGPMHPDVCTMLELLKKGVRLQQPENCPMSVYKIIRSCWIVDPLKRPTPDELFRKIDLMRPQAYFSQYYH; encoded by the coding sequence ATGACAGCGTCGGCTGTCCGCGACTTCCGCCGCGAAATGACCATTCTCACCAGGATCCACGAGGACAAAGAGGGACACCCAAATGTGGTAAAGCTTTATGGGGTTGTGACCGAGCCGCAGTACATCCTGGTCGAGTATGCGAGCAATGAAGAACTGCGGCGGTACCTGTGGAGTTTGCGTGAACAGTACAAGACCACGGGGAATAGCAAACTGCTAGATCGGCTCGGATTTGCTGCTGATGTTGCCAGTGGGTTATCGCAGCTGGCACGTCCGAAAATCGTCCACAGGGATATCGCTGCTCGTAATGTCGTCATCAGCGACAGGAAGGTGGCCAAGATCGCGGATTTCGGGCTGTCGCATGACGTTTACGTGTCGTCGGCGTACGAACGCACTAACCATGGCGGGGAGGAGGAACTGTtgccgctgaagtggatggccGTGGAGTCGTTACGGGACGGGGTGTACACGTGTGAGAGTGACGTGTGGTCgtacggcgtgctgctgtgggagatcgccagCTTTGGTGAGGAGCCGAGCTATGCTGGAGGCCCGATGCACCCTGACGTCTGCACAATGTTGGAACTACTGAAGAAAGGGGTTCGTTTGCAACAGCCGGAGAACTGTCCGATGTCGGTGTACAAAATCATCAGATCCTGCTGGATAGTCGACCCATTGAAGCGGCCGACTCCTGACGAACTGTTCCGGAAGATAGATCTGATGAGGCCACAAGCTTACTTTAGTCAGTATTATCACTAG